The Comamonas piscis region GATGCCCGCCGAGAACAACACCTTTGTGCAGCGCCTGCGCAGCTGGATGCTGGGCTTTGGCGACAACAAGCAACCGGTCGATCCGTTTGAGCAACCGCCTGCGATGCAGCCGCTGCCCGATCGCGGCAATCCTGGTGATGCGCCGGTCATCGACGATCCCGAGGCCCGGCCCATAGGCCAGAGCGGCGCGGGCCCGCGCGGCCCGAGTGGCGACGGCGACTTCCCCGGCTTCCAGAACAACCCGCCAGCAGCGCAGCAGCCGCAAATGCCTGCGCAACGCCCGGCCGATGCGGGCCAGCCGCAACCCGGTGTCGTGGTGCCCGGCGCATCGTCCAACCCGGTGCCATCCAACCCGGCACCGGCCGCACCCGCCTTCCCCGGTAGCGCCAGCGCGCCGCAGGGCCAGTCCTCGGGCAACCCACCACCGATTGAGCGCGGTGTGGTCGTCTCGCCGGTGTCATCCGGTACCGTGGGCCAGCCCGTGCCAACGGCCGATGGCGGCATGGTCTGGCGCCGCGCGACCCCGTCCGGCACGGCCGCGCCGCAGTCCGGCAATGCAGGCATTGCCGCCAGCGAGATCAACTGACAAATCTGCCTATTTTTTCATCAACCATCAGGAGGATGTTCATGGTCTTCAACCACAGTCGCCAGCCCCGCTGGCTATGGATGCGCGCCGCTTGCCTGGGGGCTGCCATGTTGGTATCGACAGCCGCGATGGCCGTGGACAACCCCGATGCCCCTGACCGCCTGGCCGCATTTGAGCAGCGCATACAGCCGCTGGAGGCCGCCATCGGCAACCAGAACACGACGGCCGACATGCTGCGTGCCAGCAGCGCTTACGCCAAGCAGCTTGATGTGGAGCTGAACCAGACCTACCGCGAGCTGATGGCCAAGGTGGGTGCCACCGGCGCGCAAAAGCTGCGCGCCTCCCAGCGCAACTGGCTGAGCTTTATGACGACCGAAGCCGCCTTTATCGACGGCACCTGGAACGCCAAGGACTTTGGCAGCTCCTCCGCGCTGTCTCGCAGCGAGTACCGCAACAGCCTGACCAAGGCGCGCATCATCCAACTGCTGGACTACCTACGCTCCTATCCTTGAAGTAGTT contains the following coding sequences:
- a CDS encoding lysozyme inhibitor LprI family protein, whose protein sequence is MVFNHSRQPRWLWMRAACLGAAMLVSTAAMAVDNPDAPDRLAAFEQRIQPLEAAIGNQNTTADMLRASSAYAKQLDVELNQTYRELMAKVGATGAQKLRASQRNWLSFMTTEAAFIDGTWNAKDFGSSSALSRSEYRNSLTKARIIQLLDYLRSYP